TTTTGCTGTGCCCCGGACCAGCACCTGGCCGGAGCCGTCCTCAATCCACCCTTCCATCTGGGAAAGACGACCTTTTGACTCCTTAACTTTGCTCACCACTTTTAACTCCGCATTTACCGGGACAGGCTTAATAAAACGGACGGACAATTCTGCCGTCACTACAATAAGTCCCCGGCTGAGGAGGTGGTTGGCCATGACCTCATCCAATAAGGTACTGACAATACCGCCGTGCACCACTCCGGCATAGCTTTGAAACTCGGGCTTGGGTGTATATTTGGAATAGAACAGGTCACCTTCACTAACAAACCGCAGTTTCAAGCCAATGGGATTACTTTCACCACAGCCAAAACACATGCCATTACCTCGAAACTCCATACTCCTCCCCCTTCCGGTCGAAAGCGAACCAGCTTTCAGCCATCAGCTATAAGCTGTCAGCTTTATTTTATATTTAGCCATAGTACATGTACTTAGTCAAGATTAACAGCAATTACCATGCCACTGAAAGGAATATGTTATCTCAGCTAAAAGCAACGGCTGAAGGCTTACAGCTGAGGCTAAAAAAATAGAGCGTTGGCCTGCACCAACACTCTATTTTTTTTACATAAACAGCGGGGCAAATACCAAAGCCACGATGGTCATCAACTTGATTAGAATGTTCATGGCAGGCCCTGAAGTATCCTTAAAGGGATCGCCTACGGTATCACCGGTTACGGCCGCTGCATGGGCTGGTGAACCCTTGCCTCCATGAACGCCGCTTTCAATGTACTTCTTGGCATTGTCCCAAGCGCCTCCTGCATTGGCCATCATAACAGCCATGAGGAAGCCGGTTATGGTGGCTCCGGCCAGCATCCCGCCTAATGCCTCCTTGCCCAGACCCGGTGTCAAACCGACAATCAAAGGAGCGGCGACGGCGATTAAGCCAGGTACGATCATTTCTTTTAAGGCAGCCGCTGTACTGATAGATACGCAGTTGGCATAGTCAGGCTTTGCTTTGCCTTCCATCAAGCCGGGAATTTCCTTAAACTGTCGGCGTACTTCCTCAATCATGTGGCTGGCGGCACGACCTACAGCCTGCATGGTTAAAGCTCCAAACAGGAAGGGCAGCATCCCGCCGATAAATGCTCCGCCTACCACTGCCGGGTTTAACAAGTCAATAGCAGATACTTTGGCAGCAGCTGTATAAGCGGAGAACAATGCCAAAGCTGTTAAAGCGGCAGAACCAATAGCAAAACCTTTACCGATGGCAGCAGTGGTATTGCCGACAGAGTCAAGGGCATCGGTAATTTTGCGAACCTTAGGATCCAAACCTGACATTTCAGCAATGCCACCGGCATTGTCTGCAATAGGACCATAAGCATCTACAGCAACGATCATGCCGGTTGTGGATAGCATACCCACCGCAGCTAAAGCTATGCCATATAACTCGGCAAACTATAGGCTAGAATAATAGCCACTACTACGACGATAATGGGCAAAGCAGTGCTTAACATACCTACGCTGATGCCGGAAATAATATTGGTTGCCGTACCGGTTTCCGACTGAGCGGCAATTTGTTTAACCGGGTTATAGTCACCTGAGGTGTAGTATTCGGTAATCCTACCGATCAGGTAACCGGCTACTAGACCGGCAACGGTAGCGATGAATACTCCCATACCGGTATAAGTATTATTACCAACTGTAAAAGTATCAAGTAAACCGGTTGTAATAAAGTATGTAAAGATTATGGACAGGACGGAAGCAACTAGAGTACCTGTGTTTAAAGCTTTTTGCGCGTTGGCGCCTTCGTCGGTACGTACAAAGAATGTTCCTATAATTGAGGCTACAATACCGGCAGCGGCAACCATTAACGGGACGTAGGTACCGTTGTTTATACCAAGGGCTGCAGCCAAAGCCACACCGGAAATGATAGAGCCAACGTAGGATTCAAACAGGTCTGCGCCCATACCGGCTACGTCACCCACGTTATCGCCAACATTGTCAGCTATAACCGCCGGGTTCCGCGGATCGTCCTCGGGTATACCCGCTTCAACTTTACCTACCAGGTCTGCGCCCACGTCGGCAGCTTTGGTGTAGATTCCACCGCCTACCCGGGCAAACAGGGCAATTGAGCTGGCCCCCAGGGCAAAGCCATTGACCACGTTGGGATTATCAAAAAGCAGGTTGACAATCCCCAATCCCAATAGCCCCAATCCTACCACCGACATACCCATAACTGCGCCGCCGGAAAAAGCTACACCTAAAGCTCTGTTGGCGCTGTGACGGGCGGCACTGGCAGTACGGACGTTAGCTTTGGTTGCCACCTGCATGCCGAAAAAGCCTGCCAGGATGGAAGAAACAGTTCCAATCACATAAGCTATTGCAGTCTGGGGCTGCAGGCTTTCCGCACCATGCGTAGCAAAGCCTAAAATGGCAATCAGGGCAGCCATTCCCACTACAAAAAATACTAAAACCTTGTATTCCCGCGTCAAAAAGGCCATAGCGCCTTCATGAATGGCGGCGGCAATTTCTTTCATACGGTCAGTTCCTGCATCGGTGTTATTGATTTTGCCGGCCAAATACCAGGCAAAGAGCAGCGCCAGCAAACCGGCTGCAGGAACTAAATAGTTTAGCTCCATTTTTAATTGTTCCCTCCTAAAAAACTCTTAGCTTATTTGATTATAGATAAGAGCAGCGAAAGCAGTAGAAAAGCTATAGCCATAATAGCTGAAACCCTATTTAAGAGTTCATCCAAACCTTTTTTCTTGCCAAAAAGCTGTTCTGCCCCACCGGCGATAGCCCCGGAAAGGCCCGCGCTTTTACCGGACTGCAGCAGTACGGAACTTATTACGCCCAGAGCGGATATAACCTGGAGAATTGTCAGAAACGTTTTCAACCCCTTCACCTCCTGTCTTGAATCAAACAAATATATTCTAGCATAAGCGGAATTGGAATACAACATTCTACCAATTATGTCACTATATTTTGCCATATTTTAGATTAATAAAACAAGAAACTGCTCATCAGCCTTGTTCCACTAGTGCGCACCGCCGTAAATCGCGTGCGATATTAGTCACCAGTCGCCAGTCATCAGTCACCAGAATAGGCTTAAAGCCGCGTCCTTAGCCCTTAGTTGCATTTATGGTTTTTGCAGAAAAAGCCAGCAGCTAATTGCTGATACTGGCGGCTGAAAGCTGAAAGCTAACCAACTAATGACTACAACTAAACCCGGTAAACCCGGGTTTAGTTGTATAGCTTCTAGCGTTTTAAATTGTAGAACGTCTGTGCTCCGCGGTAGCGGGCCAGGTAATCCAGTTCTTCTTCAATTCTTAAGAGCTGGTTGTATTTAGCGACCCGGTCAGTACGGGAAGGGGCCCCTGTCTTAATCTGTCCTGCATTGGTAGCTACTGCAATGTCGGCAATTGTGGTATCCTCCGTTTCACCGGAACGGTGAGAAACGATGGTGGTGTAACCGGCCCGTTTAGCCATTTCGATTGCATCCAGAGTTTCAGTCAGGGTTCCAATCTGGTTAACTTTAATTAAAATAGCGTTGGCCGTGTTGTTGGCAATCCCTTGACTTAGCTTTTCGGTATTAGTCACAAACAGGTCATCGCCAACCAACTGCACCTTCTGACCTAACTGAGCAGTTAGTTCCTTCCATCCATCCCAATCATCTTCTGAAAGACCGTCTTCAATGGAAATGATGGGGTAACGGGAAATTAAACTTGTATAGTATTCAATCATCTCCCGGGAGGTGCGTTCCACATTCTCTCCCGCAAAAATGTATTTGCCATTTCTGTATAGTTCCGTAGCTGCCACATCCAGAGCCAGAAGCACATCTTTACCCGGCTCATACCCTGCCCTTTGAATAGCTTCCATAATTACGCCCAGGGCCTCTTCATTGGAGCTCAGGTTGGGCGCAAAGCCACCTTCGTCGCCAACAGCGGTATTTAAACCTTTTCCTTTTAAAACTGCTTTCAGGTTGTGAAACACTTCCACGCCCATGCGCAGTCCTTCAGCAAAAGTTTCAGCGCCCACAGGCATGATCATGAACTCCTGGATATCGACGTTGTTATCGGCGTGCTTGCCGCCGTTTAAAATGTTCATCATGGGGACGGGCAGCTCTTTGGCGTTGACGCCCCCGATATAACGGTAAAGAGGCAAACTCAGCGATTCCGCGCCTGCTTTGGCCACAGCCAAAGACACCCCTAAAATGGCATTGGCGCCCAGCTTGGATTTGTTGGGAGTGCCGTCTATTTCCAGGAGCATCTGGTCAACTCCTACCTGGTCCAGAGCCTCCATCCCCACCAGCTCCGGTGCAATCTGCACATTGACGTTATTGACCGCGTCCATTACGCCTTTTCCCAAATACCTGCTTTCATCGTTGTCCCTCAATTCTACGGCTTCATAAGCTCCCGTAGAGGCACCGGAAGGGACTGCAGCCCTGCCTACGGAACCGTCTTCCAAAAACACTTCCACCTCTACTGTGGGATTCCCCCTGGAATCCAGTATTTCCCTGGCAAAAATATCTGTGATTGTTGGCATAAATCTATCATCCTTTCTTATTGGGTCTAGCTGTCAGCTGTCAGCTATCAGCCCACAGCTTAAAATGAGCTAATTTCTAAACAAAACCAAAAAATTCAACTAAAAATGTATATAGTTTCGCATGCAGCCATTAAGCTAAGATATTCGCCATCCAGAAGTTGATGGCTGACGGCTGAAGGCTGCTAGCTTTTTATGAGTAAGCTTTCCCCTGTCATCTCCGGCGGCTTTGCGATGCCCAAAATGTCCAGAACCGTGGGAGCTATGTCCTGAAGCGATCCTGCGCGCAACTTGGCATTTTTGAAACAATCGCAAACCAGTATAAACGGTACGCTGTTGCTGGTATGAGCCGTGTGGGGTTCCTCGGTTTCCGGGTCAATCATTTCTTCGGCATTGCCGTGGTCAGCAGTAACCAGCACAACACCGCCCATGGGCAGGATTGTATTTATTACCTGCTCCAAACAGCTGTCAACCGTTTCACAGGCTTTGACAGTAGCATCCATTATGCCCGTATGTCCCACCATGTCAGGGTTGGCATAATTCACAATGCCAACCTGGTACATTCCGGAAGACATTTTCTCTCTTACCTCGCGAGTCACTTCCCAGGCGCTCATTTCCGGTTTTAAATTGTATGTCGCTACCTTTGGGGAAGGTACCAGCACCCGGTCTTCACCGGGATAGGGTTCTTCCACGCCGCCGTTAAAGAAGAAGGTCACATGGGCGTATTTTTCAGTTTCCGCAATCCGAATCTGCCTGATGTTATTTTTGCTTAGCACTTCGCCCAAGGTGTTTTCAAGGTTCTGGGGTGGGAAAGCAACCGGAGTATCAAAGGTCAAGTCATACTGGGTCATGGATACAAATTTGACCGGCAACAACCCTTCAGGCCTGACAAATCCTTGGAAATCATCTTCGATAAAAGCCCGGGTCAATTGCCTGGCCCGGTCAGCCCGGAAGTTAAAAAAGATTAAAGTATCGCCCGGGGAAACCAGCCCCTTAGGGCTCCCCTTTTCATCCACAATAACCGTAGGAGGCACAAATTCATCAGTAACCCTTTCCCCGTAGGCCTGTTCAACAGCTGCCAACGCCAGGGTAGCTTTCCTGCCTTCTCCCTGCACCATGGCTTTGTAACTCTGGGCAGTTCTTTCCCACCGCCGGTCACGGTCCATGGCATAATACCTGCCCATTACAGTGGCAATGGCGCCATAGCCCAATTCATTGAATTTCCGTTCCAACTGCACAATATATTCTTTGGCGCTGGCCGGGGCAACATCTCTCCCGTCTAAAAATGCATGAACAAACACTTTGTCCACCTTGAGCTTCTCGGTCATGTCCAGCATGGCCATGAGATGGTCTATATGGCTGTGTACCCCGCCATCAGATAAAAGTCCCATGAAGTGGACAGCCTTTCCCTTTTCTTTGGCATGCTGCATAGCGTCAACCAGCGCTGCATTTTCGTAAAACTCACCCTGTTTAATAGCGCGGTTGATCCGGGTCAACTCCTGGTACACCACCCGTCCGGCTCCTATATTTAAATGTCCTACTTCCGAATTGCCCATTTGCCCGGGAGGCAAACCAACCGCTTCCCCCGAGGCAGCTAAAGTGGTAAAAGGGTACTCTTGTTTCAACTGCAGGTAACAGGGTAACTTAGCCATTGCTAAGGCGTTGCCTTCAGTATTGTCACTTAAACCCCACCCGTCTAAAATCACCAGTACCACAGGCTTATGCCCCAAGATTAAAACACTCCTTATCAGGTCAGTTGTTGGTTGTTAGTTTTTAGTTGTTAGTTTTCCAGAACTGCAACAAAGCCGGTTTGAGTGGTTAAACCTGTTTTTAACCAACAACCAGCAACTAACAACTATCAACTGTTTTTATAGTTGACTATTTCCGCAAAATCCTTGGCTTTTAGGCTGGCACCGCCCACCAAAGCTCCGTCAATATCCGGCTCTGCCATAAGCTCCTGAATATTATCAGGCTTAACACTTCCTCCGTATAGAATGCGGATTTGCCCGGCAGATTCCTTGCCAAACCGGGCAGCCAGAACTTCTCTGATATAACCGATAACCTCCTGAGCATCGCCGGCAGAAGCGGTTTTGCCGGTGCCAATAGCCCAAACAGGTTCATAGGCAATAACCAACCGGGCCGCTTCCTCCGGCTTGAGCCCCGCTAACCCCTGCTCAATTTGGAGGCGGCAGACTTCTTTGGTTATGCCTTCTTCCCGCTGGGCTAAAGTTTCCCCTACGCACACAATGGGAATTAGCTTTTGTTTCAAAAGCGCTTTAACTTTTTTATTTACAGATGTATCGGTTTCGCCAAAATACTGCCGGCGTTCAGAGTGGCCTACAATGCAGTATGTACAGCCCATATCAAAGAGCATAACAGGAGAAATTTCCCCTGTATAAGCTCCTTCCTCTTCCCAGAAAACATCCTGGGCGCCCACCCGGAGCACTGTATCTGCGGTCAGCTTCAGCACAGTCTCCAGGGAAGTAAAGGGCGGGCATACGGCCACATCGATATCTGCCTTTTTGAGTAACGGCAGTAGTTGGCTAATCAAAGTCTTGGCCTCTGCCGGAGTCTTATACATCTTCCAGTTCCCGGCAATGAAGGGCCTCCTCATGGCTTTTCAGACCTCCTTTGTGCTTTGTATTGGCTATCAACTGTCAGCTACCCTCAAAATGTTAACCCTTGTGTCCGCTGCTCCGGGATGACTTCGCCAAGAGCGCTGCTCCTGCTCATCGTTTGACTTCCAGCGGCACGCGCTGATGCGGCGTCCATGCCGCTCCAGCGCTCTCGCAGCGTCCATGCTGCTCGGCCGCTTACAGTCAAACTCTTCACAGAGCGCTCTATGGCTTGTCATATGTCGCAGCTACGCCACAATGGGTTACAATTTTTCATTCTTCTGATGGCGCTGCGACAGCAGCATGGGTGTCTGTCAGCAAATAGCTATCAGTCACCAGCAATCAGCTGTCAGCTTAAAAATATTACAGTTTTTCCAGCCGACGATTATCGCATGCATTATATACTTAAAAGAAATACAGCAAAAGCTGAAGGCTTAGGGCTGCCGGCTGATGGCCGGCGTGCAGGCCTACTTATCAGCTAACGCCGCTACGCCCGGCAGCTCCTTCCCTTCGAGAAATTCCAGGGAAGCGCCGCCGCCGGTGGAGATATGGGTGATTTTTTCGGCCACCCCTGCTTTTTCCACAGCAGCTACGGAATCTCCGCCGCCAATAATGGTTGTCCCTTGCACTTCAGTCATAGCCTGGGCAACTGCCATCGTGCCGCCGGCAAAGGGTTCAATCTCAAAGACCCCCATGGGGCCGTTCCAGACTACGGTTTTAGCTTGTTTCACGGCTTCCGCATATTTTTGAGCAGTTTTGCTGCCGATATCAACTATCATCCAGTCCGCAGGTATGTCTTTAACACTTACTTCCTTATAGGCGGCATCTGCTTTAACTGCCTCAGCCACTATAACATCCTCCGGCAGGTACAGCTCTACCCCTTTGCTCTCAGCCCTGGAAATTAGTTCCCGAGCCAGTTCAACCTTGTCTTCTTCTACCAGGGATTTACCGATCTCCATTCCTTTTGCCTTTAAAAAGGTATTAGCCATACCCCCGCCAATGATTAAACTATCCACTTTGCCGAGCAGGTTTTCAATTACCCCGATTTTATCCGACACCTTGGCCCCACCCAAAACAGCGGCAAAAGGCCGTTCCGGCTGGGAAAGGGCTTTACCCATTACAGCGATCTCTTTTTCCATCAACAAACCGGCAACAGCCGGCAAATGGGCAGCCACCCCGGCGGTGGAAGCATGAGCCCGGTGGGCAGCCCCGAAAGCATCGTTGACGTAAATGTCGGCAAGCTCTGCCAAGGCCTTGCTGAGCTCAGGGTCGTTCTTCTCTTCGCCGGGATAAAAGCGGATATTTTCCAAGAGAAGGACTTTGCCTACCTTCAGGTCTGCCACCAGCTTCTTGGTCTCTTCTC
This region of Zhaonella formicivorans genomic DNA includes:
- the secG gene encoding preprotein translocase subunit SecG; its protein translation is MKGLKTFLTILQVISALGVISSVLLQSGKSAGLSGAIAGGAEQLFGKKKGLDELLNRVSAIMAIAFLLLSLLLSIIK
- the eno gene encoding phosphopyruvate hydratase; translation: MPTITDIFAREILDSRGNPTVEVEVFLEDGSVGRAAVPSGASTGAYEAVELRDNDESRYLGKGVMDAVNNVNVQIAPELVGMEALDQVGVDQMLLEIDGTPNKSKLGANAILGVSLAVAKAGAESLSLPLYRYIGGVNAKELPVPMMNILNGGKHADNNVDIQEFMIMPVGAETFAEGLRMGVEVFHNLKAVLKGKGLNTAVGDEGGFAPNLSSNEEALGVIMEAIQRAGYEPGKDVLLALDVAATELYRNGKYIFAGENVERTSREMIEYYTSLISRYPIISIEDGLSEDDWDGWKELTAQLGQKVQLVGDDLFVTNTEKLSQGIANNTANAILIKVNQIGTLTETLDAIEMAKRAGYTTIVSHRSGETEDTTIADIAVATNAGQIKTGAPSRTDRVAKYNQLLRIEEELDYLARYRGAQTFYNLKR
- the tpiA gene encoding triose-phosphate isomerase, which codes for MRRPFIAGNWKMYKTPAEAKTLISQLLPLLKKADIDVAVCPPFTSLETVLKLTADTVLRVGAQDVFWEEEGAYTGEISPVMLFDMGCTYCIVGHSERRQYFGETDTSVNKKVKALLKQKLIPIVCVGETLAQREEGITKEVCRLQIEQGLAGLKPEEAARLVIAYEPVWAIGTGKTASAGDAQEVIGYIREVLAARFGKESAGQIRILYGGSVKPDNIQELMAEPDIDGALVGGASLKAKDFAEIVNYKNS
- a CDS encoding phosphoglycerate kinase; protein product: MDKKTVRDIDVKGKRVLVRVDFNVPMDEKGQITDDTRIQAALPTIKYLLKEGAKVILTSHLGRPKGKADPKYSLAPVAERLGQLLGQKVELANAAVGEETKKLVADLKVGKVLLLENIRFYPGEEKNDPELSKALAELADIYVNDAFGAAHRAHASTAGVAAHLPAVAGLLMEKEIAVMGKALSQPERPFAAVLGGAKVSDKIGVIENLLGKVDSLIIGGGMANTFLKAKGMEIGKSLVEEDKVELARELISRAESKGVELYLPEDVIVAEAVKADAAYKEVSVKDIPADWMIVDIGSKTAQKYAEAVKQAKTVVWNGPMGVFEIEPFAGGTMAVAQAMTEVQGTTIIGGGDSVAAVEKAGVAEKITHISTGGGASLEFLEGKELPGVAALADK
- a CDS encoding PaaI family thioesterase, which codes for MEFRGNGMCFGCGESNPIGLKLRFVSEGDLFYSKYTPKPEFQSYAGVVHGGIVSTLLDEVMANHLLSRGLIVVTAELSVRFIKPVPVNAELKVVSKVKESKGRLSQMEGWIEDGSGQVLVRGTAKMMHVGGKE
- the gpmI gene encoding 2,3-bisphosphoglycerate-independent phosphoglycerate mutase, with amino-acid sequence MGHKPVVLVILDGWGLSDNTEGNALAMAKLPCYLQLKQEYPFTTLAASGEAVGLPPGQMGNSEVGHLNIGAGRVVYQELTRINRAIKQGEFYENAALVDAMQHAKEKGKAVHFMGLLSDGGVHSHIDHLMAMLDMTEKLKVDKVFVHAFLDGRDVAPASAKEYIVQLERKFNELGYGAIATVMGRYYAMDRDRRWERTAQSYKAMVQGEGRKATLALAAVEQAYGERVTDEFVPPTVIVDEKGSPKGLVSPGDTLIFFNFRADRARQLTRAFIEDDFQGFVRPEGLLPVKFVSMTQYDLTFDTPVAFPPQNLENTLGEVLSKNNIRQIRIAETEKYAHVTFFFNGGVEEPYPGEDRVLVPSPKVATYNLKPEMSAWEVTREVREKMSSGMYQVGIVNYANPDMVGHTGIMDATVKACETVDSCLEQVINTILPMGGVVLVTADHGNAEEMIDPETEEPHTAHTSNSVPFILVCDCFKNAKLRAGSLQDIAPTVLDILGIAKPPEMTGESLLIKS